Proteins encoded in a region of the Nitrospirota bacterium genome:
- a CDS encoding TolC family protein — protein MSRNRRRHCMAVALGLFMCFSGGLSGAEESDSGLRNRLLLPELIREALARNPELVAARKQWEAATHRIAQVQSLDDPTLSVQLWNVPQSVNVTQTQNSIFGLSQNLPFPGKLALKGDVASRAADMSEQAVRAKERELTARLKQIYYDLFLVQKAVQLHREQVELLRQFVDIANAKFRAGKGSQADVFKAQVELSLLHQQLPVLDQRRETAEAMLNTLLDRDPASPLGLPQEPSQGPLGKTVEDLQRLALNDRPELKAAELAVQRNEQSHALAQRQYYPDFNIAVQRFQNFQANDGFGAYMAMSIPFAFWTKPKYDAGVQEAAAAVSSARAQHHTLENLTRFQINDLLAKLRAADQVATLYRTTILPQAGQSLEAAQTGYRTGKAGFQDLIEAQRARRTYQLEYFKALVDQQHRLAELEQVVGGDLDSRVHADQQEERS, from the coding sequence ATGAGCCGGAATAGACGACGTCATTGTATGGCGGTCGCGTTGGGGCTGTTCATGTGCTTCAGCGGCGGGCTGTCGGGGGCAGAGGAATCCGATTCCGGACTGCGCAACCGGCTGCTGTTGCCGGAATTGATCCGGGAGGCCCTGGCGAGGAATCCCGAGCTGGTGGCGGCACGGAAGCAATGGGAAGCCGCGACACATCGGATTGCGCAGGTGCAGTCATTGGATGACCCGACCCTGTCGGTACAATTATGGAATGTTCCACAGAGCGTGAACGTCACGCAGACGCAGAACAGTATTTTCGGTCTTTCGCAGAATCTCCCGTTTCCCGGCAAGCTGGCGCTCAAGGGCGATGTGGCGAGCCGTGCGGCCGATATGAGCGAGCAGGCAGTGCGTGCCAAGGAACGGGAGCTGACCGCCCGCCTCAAACAGATCTATTACGATTTGTTTCTCGTGCAGAAAGCGGTCCAACTCCATCGTGAACAGGTCGAGTTGCTCAGGCAGTTCGTGGATATTGCGAACGCAAAGTTTCGAGCGGGCAAGGGAAGCCAGGCCGATGTCTTTAAGGCCCAAGTTGAACTGTCCCTGCTTCACCAGCAGCTCCCGGTCCTCGACCAGCGTCGCGAGACTGCCGAAGCGATGCTGAACACCCTTCTGGATCGAGACCCAGCCTCACCGTTGGGCCTCCCTCAAGAGCCCTCTCAGGGGCCGTTGGGCAAGACGGTCGAGGATCTGCAGCGTCTCGCGCTGAACGACAGACCGGAGCTGAAAGCCGCCGAACTGGCGGTGCAGCGAAACGAGCAGTCCCACGCGCTGGCCCAACGTCAGTACTATCCGGACTTCAATATCGCGGTTCAGCGGTTCCAGAACTTTCAGGCCAATGACGGATTCGGCGCCTACATGGCGATGAGCATCCCGTTCGCGTTCTGGACCAAGCCGAAGTACGACGCGGGCGTGCAGGAAGCCGCGGCTGCGGTCTCGTCCGCGCGGGCGCAGCACCATACCCTGGAGAACCTGACTCGTTTTCAGATCAACGATCTCCTGGCCAAGCTCAGGGCTGCCGATCAGGTCGCTACGTTGTATCGCACCACGATTTTGCCGCAGGCAGGGCAGAGTCTGGAGGCGGCGCAGACGGGATATCGTACGGGGAAGGCAGGATTTCAGGACCTGATTGAAGCGCAGCGGGCCCGGCGCACCTATCAGCTTGAATATTTCAAGGCCCTCGTGGACCAGCAACATCGACTGGCTGAGCTTGAGCAGGTCGTGGGGGGCGATCTCGACAGCAGAGTTCATGCAGACCAGCAGGAGGAACGCTCATGA
- a CDS encoding efflux RND transporter periplasmic adaptor subunit: MNRHPFKSSFVVGMAAIGVIAGIAVGFFIAHKMMGDRGGMTMGTGGISAPPGRAGEMGEMKRPSVNERDIQGIDESGRGMEGMSGMPIAPSGAVAIPAVMRQLIGVRSAPVAFATLEQDIRAVGTVGYDERGLSQVSVKVSGWVRDVFVNSIGQPVHKGAPLFTLYSPDLLATQDEYLLAVRAQDQLAASPLADVKTNAASLVASSRARLQLWDVTDRQMGALARRGTAEPLLTVYAPSSGIVLKREALPGKYVEPGTTLYEVADLSTVWVSVDVYEYEMAAVKINQPASVTFAAYPGERFQGTVAYIYPTLNSEARTVRVRLELANPGLKLKPGMYGNVTVQTEVVRTLAVPKEAVLETGLRQLVFLDRGQGRYEPAAVKLGRRSQDSVEVLKGLKEGDRIVTSANFLLDAESKLASASSMQAMMGRIGMGDWQMRGAHEGKMEGMDGMQGMGGMPGMEMGSNNAMTGGEARQVNGLMLSLTTVTERPKAGDVFLRLKVADPVGKPVTDAQVVFVYTMPMPGMTDSRTTARHTKDGLYEGKVLFGMGGVWIVTVNLSIPGRPPIAEQFQFSVAAGGL, from the coding sequence ATGAACCGACACCCATTCAAAAGCAGTTTTGTGGTTGGGATGGCGGCGATCGGTGTGATCGCTGGAATCGCCGTTGGTTTCTTCATCGCCCACAAGATGATGGGCGATAGGGGAGGCATGACCATGGGAACAGGGGGCATCTCGGCGCCTCCTGGGCGGGCAGGTGAGATGGGCGAGATGAAGCGTCCGTCCGTGAACGAAAGAGACATACAGGGCATCGATGAGAGCGGGCGAGGCATGGAAGGCATGTCGGGTATGCCCATCGCTCCGTCCGGGGCTGTGGCGATTCCGGCAGTCATGAGGCAGCTGATCGGAGTGCGGAGCGCCCCGGTGGCCTTCGCAACGTTGGAACAGGACATTCGCGCGGTCGGGACTGTCGGCTATGACGAACGGGGGCTTTCGCAGGTCTCAGTGAAAGTCTCCGGCTGGGTCCGCGACGTCTTCGTCAATTCGATCGGTCAACCGGTACACAAAGGCGCCCCCCTCTTTACTCTCTACTCGCCGGACCTCCTGGCCACGCAGGACGAGTATCTCCTCGCCGTGAGGGCGCAGGACCAACTGGCCGCCAGCCCGCTTGCGGACGTCAAAACAAACGCAGCCTCCCTCGTGGCGAGTTCGCGAGCACGTCTGCAACTGTGGGATGTGACCGATCGGCAAATGGGAGCGCTGGCACGTCGAGGTACTGCGGAGCCGTTGCTCACGGTCTATGCCCCGTCCTCCGGGATTGTCCTGAAGCGGGAAGCCTTGCCCGGGAAATATGTGGAGCCGGGCACGACGCTCTATGAAGTGGCGGACCTCTCCACGGTGTGGGTCTCTGTCGATGTCTATGAATACGAGATGGCCGCAGTGAAGATCAATCAGCCTGCCTCGGTCACGTTTGCGGCCTATCCAGGGGAAAGGTTTCAGGGCACGGTGGCCTACATCTACCCGACGCTGAATAGCGAGGCGCGCACGGTGCGGGTGCGTCTGGAGTTGGCCAATCCCGGGCTGAAACTGAAACCCGGCATGTACGGCAATGTGACCGTGCAGACCGAAGTGGTAAGGACATTGGCCGTGCCCAAGGAAGCGGTGCTGGAGACGGGGCTCCGCCAACTGGTCTTCTTGGATCGGGGCCAAGGCCGGTATGAGCCGGCTGCGGTCAAGCTGGGTCGTCGAAGTCAGGACTCGGTCGAAGTGCTGAAAGGACTCAAAGAAGGGGATCGGATCGTGACCTCAGCCAACTTTTTGTTGGACGCGGAAAGCAAGTTGGCATCGGCCTCGAGCATGCAGGCCATGATGGGCCGGATCGGTATGGGCGATTGGCAGATGCGCGGGGCCCATGAGGGCAAGATGGAAGGGATGGATGGCATGCAGGGGATGGGAGGCATGCCGGGCATGGAAATGGGGAGCAACAACGCCATGACAGGGGGTGAGGCCCGTCAGGTAAACGGGCTCATGCTCTCTCTCACGACGGTGACGGAACGACCCAAAGCCGGTGACGTGTTCCTGAGACTCAAGGTGGCGGATCCGGTCGGCAAACCGGTGACGGATGCACAAGTCGTGTTCGTCTATACCATGCCCATGCCGGGGATGACCGATTCCAGGACGACGGCTCGCCACACGAAGGACGGGCTCTACGAAGGGAAGGTGTTGTTCGGCATGGGGGGCGTCTGGATCGTGACTGTCAATCTGTCTATACCGGGACGACCGCCTATTGCCGAGCAGTTTCAGTTCTCGGTCGCCGCGGGAGGCCTGTAA
- a CDS encoding response regulator — MSILIVDDFEEQRDMLAATLQAAGYRSLLFAESAAEALQYLGIGADGRSSERVDVVLMDLLMPDMDGLEACRRIRSEERLEHLPVIVVTAKTDGSDLTAAYTAGATDYIRKPVIPAELVARVSMAMTLKEEYDNRDERERELDAKTKELGRTVQELKTLRGTLCLCAKCKRVRTSGGLWLRLEDYLEEKLNAKITSGVCTRCGG; from the coding sequence ATGAGTATTCTGATCGTCGATGATTTTGAAGAGCAGCGCGACATGTTGGCGGCCACGCTACAGGCCGCGGGGTATCGATCGTTGTTGTTTGCAGAGTCGGCTGCCGAGGCGTTGCAGTATTTGGGCATCGGTGCCGATGGCCGTTCCTCCGAGCGAGTCGACGTCGTGCTGATGGATCTCTTGATGCCCGATATGGATGGGTTGGAGGCCTGCCGGCGCATCAGGTCGGAAGAGCGCTTGGAACATCTGCCGGTCATCGTGGTGACGGCAAAAACTGACGGGTCTGATCTGACGGCAGCCTATACGGCCGGTGCGACGGATTACATCAGAAAACCGGTGATTCCCGCAGAGTTGGTGGCGCGTGTCTCGATGGCGATGACCTTGAAGGAGGAATACGACAACCGGGATGAACGCGAGCGCGAACTCGATGCCAAGACGAAGGAGTTGGGCCGGACGGTGCAAGAACTGAAAACGCTTCGAGGGACCCTCTGCCTTTGCGCGAAGTGCAAACGAGTCCGGACGAGCGGCGGGCTCTGGCTCCGACTTGAGGACTATTTGGAAGAAAAACTCAACGCCAAGATTACGTCGGGAGTCTGCACTCGCTGCGGAGGATAA
- a CDS encoding ABC-F family ATP-binding cassette domain-containing protein has protein sequence MPPIILLSCQSISKTYGVKPLFSDLSVGLAEGDHVGLVGPNGSGKSTLLKIMAGLEEPDEGTRSMRRQLRIGYVPQEPLFDGAHTIEEVLAQVLIDEGLDPHEHSGRTSAALSLGEFPSADQATASLSGGWKKRLAIVRSLMLEPDVLLMDEPTNHLDVEGILWLERLLRAEARAFLVVSHDRRFLEAVTSRMIEINRSYPNGAFEAKGNYSDFLEQRDAALHAQANYEASLANRVRREVEWLRRGPKARTTKAKSRIDSAGRLIEELNSADARKDQGTAGINFTSSGRRSKQLVEATQLCKSLGGKPIVTNLDLLLGPGQRIGLLGPNGSGKSTLLKLVAGTMQPDAGTVTRADKLRVVTFEQHRESLDQSSSLRRALAPHGDSVVYQDREVHLVSWAKRFLFRAEQLDLPVSRLSGGEQARLLIARLMLQPADLLILDEPTNDLDIPTLDVLEDSLVEFPGALMLVTHDRWLLDRVSTMLLALDGTGQTEWFADYAQWESAQERMREEQSRAATSRPSKASRAESDATPKAKKTGLSYREQKEWAKMEQRILQAEETIATCQAAVEDPAIASNAAALQERSTALDAAKTAAERLYARWTELEGKQTESAGQPQA, from the coding sequence ATGCCACCAATAATTCTCTTGAGCTGCCAGTCCATCAGCAAAACTTACGGCGTGAAACCGCTGTTCTCCGATCTCTCGGTCGGGCTAGCCGAAGGCGATCATGTCGGGTTGGTCGGGCCCAACGGCTCAGGCAAATCGACCTTGCTCAAGATCATGGCAGGACTCGAAGAACCGGATGAGGGCACCAGATCGATGCGCAGGCAACTCCGCATCGGCTATGTGCCGCAAGAACCGTTATTTGACGGAGCCCATACGATCGAAGAAGTGCTCGCACAGGTTCTGATCGACGAAGGGCTGGACCCCCATGAACATAGCGGCCGCACGTCCGCGGCCCTCAGTCTGGGAGAGTTTCCCTCAGCCGACCAGGCCACCGCCTCACTCTCAGGAGGATGGAAGAAACGCCTCGCCATCGTCCGCTCGCTCATGCTGGAGCCCGATGTGCTCCTGATGGACGAACCGACCAACCATCTCGATGTCGAAGGGATCCTCTGGCTGGAACGCTTGTTACGGGCCGAAGCCCGCGCCTTTCTCGTGGTCAGCCACGATCGGCGTTTCCTGGAAGCCGTGACGTCGCGGATGATCGAGATCAATCGCAGCTACCCCAACGGGGCGTTCGAGGCCAAAGGCAACTACAGCGACTTCCTGGAGCAGCGGGATGCCGCACTCCACGCACAAGCCAACTATGAAGCGTCGTTGGCCAATCGAGTCCGGCGCGAAGTGGAGTGGCTCCGCCGCGGTCCCAAAGCCCGCACGACGAAAGCCAAATCCCGCATCGACTCAGCCGGGCGTTTGATCGAGGAACTGAACAGCGCCGACGCCAGAAAAGACCAAGGCACGGCCGGCATCAACTTCACCTCTTCGGGACGCAGATCGAAACAGTTGGTTGAAGCCACACAACTCTGCAAATCGCTCGGTGGGAAGCCGATCGTCACGAATCTCGACCTGCTGCTCGGACCGGGCCAGCGGATCGGGTTGCTGGGACCGAACGGAAGCGGAAAGAGCACGCTGCTGAAACTGGTGGCGGGTACCATGCAGCCGGATGCAGGCACCGTCACCCGCGCGGACAAGCTGCGCGTCGTCACGTTTGAACAACACCGTGAATCGCTGGATCAATCCTCCTCGCTCCGGCGAGCCCTCGCCCCGCATGGCGACTCGGTGGTGTATCAAGACCGCGAGGTGCATCTCGTCTCCTGGGCCAAACGATTTCTCTTCCGGGCGGAACAGTTGGATCTCCCGGTCTCCCGCCTCTCCGGAGGCGAACAGGCGCGGCTGCTCATCGCCAGGCTGATGCTCCAGCCGGCCGACCTCTTGATCCTCGACGAACCGACGAACGACTTGGATATTCCGACGCTGGATGTATTGGAAGACAGTCTGGTTGAATTTCCGGGCGCCTTGATGCTGGTAACCCACGACCGATGGCTCTTAGACCGTGTCTCCACCATGCTGCTCGCACTGGACGGCACAGGCCAGACCGAATGGTTCGCCGACTATGCACAATGGGAATCTGCGCAAGAGCGCATGAGGGAAGAACAGAGTCGTGCGGCAACGTCACGGCCATCCAAAGCCTCCCGCGCCGAGTCGGACGCGACACCGAAAGCCAAAAAGACAGGTCTGTCCTATCGGGAACAAAAGGAATGGGCGAAGATGGAGCAGAGGATTCTCCAGGCCGAAGAGACCATTGCCACCTGTCAGGCCGCCGTGGAAGATCCCGCCATCGCCTCCAATGCCGCGGCGCTGCAAGAACGATCCACCGCGCTGGACGCCGCAAAGACAGCTGCAGAACGGCTCTATGCACGCTGGACTGAGCTCGAAGGAAAACAGACGGAGTCGGCTGGCCAGCCCCAGGCCTAA
- the sigZ gene encoding RNA polymerase sigma factor SigZ yields MMPDSQHLWDEVQSGLHGFIRKRVTDEAAAEDLSQEVFIRMQRGLEGLKDQSRLLPWIYRIARHVIIDYYRVQDTHPERPAGLASDLETLYPASLTVRSSEDSGQLRRELAGCLRPMIARLSEDYRQAVTLIDLEGLAQHEAAARLGLTVSGMKSRVQRGRRQLREMLEACCAIALDRRRGVADYDVRDRSCRDRPRCSSRLLK; encoded by the coding sequence ATGATGCCGGATAGTCAGCATCTCTGGGACGAGGTCCAAAGCGGGCTGCACGGCTTCATCCGGAAACGTGTGACCGATGAGGCGGCAGCCGAGGATCTTTCGCAGGAGGTCTTCATCCGGATGCAGCGAGGGCTTGAGGGTCTCAAGGACCAGAGCCGCCTCCTGCCGTGGATCTATCGGATTGCGCGGCATGTGATCATCGATTACTACCGTGTGCAAGATACGCATCCTGAGCGGCCGGCCGGTCTCGCGAGCGACCTTGAAACGTTGTATCCTGCGTCCCTGACTGTGAGATCGTCTGAGGATTCCGGTCAACTTCGCAGGGAGTTGGCCGGCTGCCTCCGCCCTATGATTGCGCGGCTATCCGAGGATTATCGGCAGGCGGTGACCCTGATCGATCTTGAGGGGTTGGCGCAGCATGAGGCGGCAGCCAGACTTGGGTTGACGGTCTCGGGGATGAAGTCACGTGTCCAACGGGGTCGGCGGCAATTGCGAGAGATGCTGGAGGCCTGTTGCGCGATTGCCCTCGATCGGCGTCGAGGGGTGGCCGATTACGACGTGCGGGATCGTTCGTGCCGAGACCGACCTCGTTGTTCTAGCAGGCTGCTGAAATAA
- a CDS encoding PAS domain S-box protein → MTNLELMTHPWFVRLKPVIPAFVWVTTLGTFLIDLYVPLGFAPWVFYFFLAFVVSRFYPSRVLLLSTLLWSVLVLSGAVLLAKEGDPTAGVFNRAVGVGTLWLMAGLLYLDSRSLRARLEAESRIHAVIEGALDAVVTMDEQGLVVEWNQQAEVTFGFTRAEAVGVTLAELIIPLQYRAAHVAGMQRYLKTGQEAILRRRIEVRALRKSGEEFPVELTVIPLRLGEQMFFSSFIRDISERKRGEDALRQTTAFIESMFEHLPNMVFVKDAKDLRFVRLNKAGEELLGYSRSDLLGKNDYDFFSKEEAEFFTAKDREALSGGRLVNIPEETIQSRAKGLRLLHTKKIPICDSLGMPQYLLGISEDITESKEIEVALVKARLAAEEASQAKSDFLANMSHEMRTPLNAIIGLTDFLLRTPLSSDQVDLLKRCEKAGSGLLRMIEDLLQAAKVDSGMLELVQEPFALRGLVADTVGLLTKKAQAKGLSLSLSTDPGLPVLVLGDALRLQQVLLNLIGNAVKFTAEGGVDVRVGPMPGSPDGNTVRFMVADTGIGIPPEQHQNIFDRFVQVDSRASRSYGGVGLGLAICQQLVGLMGGRILVESQPAQGSTFTVIIQFQALSEDQPPGVLSERGALPVQMATAGAQIPGERGLTILLAEDCVESQDLMALYLRGTPHRMDHAASGASVVERYQTGGYDLVFMDLQMPGMDGYAATRAIRAWEETQGRTPVPIVALTANADGEAQRNSQLAGCTDFVTKPVKVATILGVIHRYMVAPRKETVSGPSEGPRAVTEDTLEQSLQSLRPKFLRNRQQDVAILQSAIVAQNADTIRTIGHRIKGLAGSYGLDRIGSIGGSIEAAALDGDFERVTEEVQRLVEALREAEGACSEAGSDKIPSK, encoded by the coding sequence ATGACGAACCTTGAACTGATGACTCATCCGTGGTTTGTCAGGCTGAAGCCTGTGATTCCGGCATTTGTCTGGGTCACCACCCTCGGCACCTTTCTGATCGATCTCTACGTTCCGCTTGGTTTTGCCCCCTGGGTCTTCTACTTCTTTCTGGCATTCGTGGTGTCACGGTTCTATCCCTCAAGGGTGCTGCTTCTCTCCACGCTGCTCTGGTCGGTCTTGGTCTTGAGCGGCGCGGTCTTATTGGCGAAGGAGGGAGATCCGACTGCGGGTGTGTTTAATCGGGCGGTCGGTGTGGGGACGCTCTGGTTGATGGCTGGTCTGCTGTATCTCGATAGCCGATCGTTGCGCGCCCGCCTCGAAGCGGAGTCGCGGATCCACGCGGTCATAGAAGGCGCGTTGGATGCCGTCGTCACGATGGACGAACAGGGCCTGGTCGTCGAGTGGAACCAGCAAGCGGAAGTGACGTTCGGGTTTACGCGGGCAGAAGCCGTGGGGGTGACTCTGGCGGAACTGATTATCCCGCTACAATACCGCGCAGCCCATGTCGCAGGGATGCAGCGATATCTTAAGACGGGACAGGAAGCGATTCTCAGACGGCGGATTGAAGTTAGGGCCCTCCGAAAAAGCGGCGAGGAATTTCCCGTTGAACTCACCGTGATCCCTCTGCGCCTTGGCGAGCAGATGTTCTTCTCGTCGTTCATTCGCGATATTAGCGAGAGAAAACGAGGGGAGGATGCGCTTCGGCAGACCACGGCGTTCATCGAGTCCATGTTCGAGCATTTGCCGAATATGGTGTTCGTCAAGGACGCCAAAGATCTTCGTTTCGTGCGATTGAATAAGGCCGGCGAAGAATTGCTCGGTTATTCCCGATCCGATCTTCTGGGCAAGAACGACTACGACTTCTTCTCCAAAGAGGAGGCGGAATTTTTTACGGCGAAAGATCGTGAAGCGTTGTCAGGCGGTAGGCTGGTCAATATTCCTGAAGAGACCATTCAGAGTAGGGCCAAAGGCCTGCGCCTGCTCCATACGAAGAAAATTCCTATCTGTGACTCCCTCGGCATGCCGCAATATCTGTTAGGTATCTCGGAGGACATTACGGAAAGCAAAGAGATCGAGGTCGCGCTTGTGAAAGCCCGGTTAGCGGCTGAAGAAGCCAGTCAGGCCAAGAGCGATTTTCTCGCGAATATGAGCCATGAGATGCGGACGCCGTTGAACGCGATCATCGGCCTGACGGATTTTCTGCTTCGGACTCCGCTCTCGTCCGATCAGGTCGATCTCTTGAAGCGGTGCGAGAAGGCCGGCTCCGGCTTGCTCCGTATGATTGAAGATCTTCTGCAGGCGGCCAAAGTGGATTCCGGCATGCTGGAGTTGGTGCAAGAGCCGTTTGCGCTTCGAGGACTGGTTGCGGATACCGTCGGGCTCTTGACCAAGAAAGCCCAGGCGAAGGGGCTGTCTCTTTCGTTATCCACCGATCCAGGTCTTCCGGTACTCGTTCTGGGAGACGCGCTGCGTCTCCAGCAAGTCCTGCTCAATCTCATCGGGAATGCCGTCAAGTTTACGGCAGAGGGGGGCGTGGACGTCCGCGTCGGGCCAATGCCTGGTTCGCCTGACGGAAACACTGTGCGATTTATGGTGGCCGATACAGGAATCGGCATTCCTCCCGAGCAGCACCAAAATATCTTCGATCGGTTTGTGCAAGTCGATTCCCGTGCCAGCCGGTCCTATGGTGGAGTCGGTTTGGGGCTTGCCATCTGTCAGCAACTCGTTGGCCTGATGGGGGGACGTATCCTGGTCGAGAGCCAGCCTGCGCAGGGCAGCACCTTTACGGTGATCATTCAGTTTCAGGCGCTGTCGGAGGATCAGCCGCCTGGAGTCCTGTCTGAGCGAGGGGCCCTGCCAGTCCAGATGGCGACAGCAGGCGCTCAGATCCCTGGCGAGAGAGGTTTGACGATCCTCCTCGCTGAGGATTGCGTGGAGTCTCAAGATTTGATGGCGTTGTATCTTCGCGGGACTCCCCATCGGATGGATCATGCCGCCAGCGGCGCCAGCGTGGTCGAACGATATCAGACGGGCGGGTACGATCTCGTGTTCATGGATCTCCAGATGCCCGGCATGGATGGGTATGCAGCGACGCGAGCCATTCGGGCTTGGGAGGAGACGCAGGGCCGGACCCCTGTCCCCATCGTGGCGTTGACCGCGAATGCCGACGGCGAGGCGCAACGGAATAGCCAGCTAGCCGGTTGTACCGATTTTGTGACGAAACCCGTCAAAGTCGCTACGATTCTCGGCGTAATCCACCGATATATGGTTGCGCCGAGGAAAGAGACCGTATCCGGTCCGAGTGAGGGTCCGCGAGCCGTAACAGAGGATACGCTCGAGCAGAGCCTGCAGTCGCTCCGCCCAAAGTTCCTGCGTAATCGGCAGCAGGATGTGGCGATCCTCCAATCCGCGATCGTCGCGCAGAATGCCGATACGATTCGAACGATCGGTCACCGTATCAAGGGGCTCGCGGGTTCGTATGGGTTAGACAGGATAGGATCGATCGGCGGCTCCATTGAGGCGGCTGCCCTCGATGGTGACTTCGAGCGAGTGACCGAGGAGGTGCAGCGGTTGGTCGAGGCGCTCCGGGAGGCTGAAGGAGCCTGCTCGGAAGCGGGTAGCGACAAAATTCCCTCGAAATAA
- a CDS encoding ArsI/CadI family heavy metal resistance metalloenzyme — translation MRPHLSLDVRNVPASVAFYQKVFGVAPQKQTTDYAKFDLREPALNFSLVSSPERVSRVNHLGLEVESVDEIAGWKQRLQEQGILAKVEADIACCFARQDKLWFSDPDDNAWEVFTVHEQLEVTGPLTHTGCCVPTSSGAAQPVACAAS, via the coding sequence ATGAGACCCCATCTATCTCTTGATGTACGCAACGTGCCTGCTTCGGTGGCGTTCTATCAGAAAGTGTTTGGTGTCGCGCCGCAGAAACAGACGACAGACTATGCCAAGTTCGATCTGAGGGAGCCGGCGTTGAATTTCTCGTTGGTGTCATCTCCAGAGAGGGTCAGCAGGGTGAACCATCTCGGTCTCGAAGTCGAATCGGTGGATGAGATTGCAGGGTGGAAACAACGGCTGCAAGAACAGGGCATTCTGGCAAAGGTTGAAGCGGATATCGCCTGTTGTTTTGCGCGGCAGGACAAACTCTGGTTTTCCGACCCGGACGATAATGCCTGGGAGGTTTTTACCGTTCATGAGCAGTTGGAGGTGACAGGGCCATTGACGCACACCGGCTGTTGTGTGCCGACGAGCAGTGGGGCGGCTCAGCCGGTTGCTTGCGCGGCGTCGTAA
- a CDS encoding murein transglycosylase domain-containing protein yields MRPPTSLATLLIVTLAFATAGCETTDQILTAAERVTRSRTGQTVIDLAGGKDPAQVAKQRIEQYARDPEALIRDLRAAKKDFETLLAALGVNVGKTWGKEEVKLPEQKKYVKYTQNYKSRAIVDFDAGEILVETLDEQDPQRSLKNALVTTILTPEDPRAVDLFSDKEIVLTGDKMPYLYGLVLDQQRKPVRTPAEAEPFAAYILEKKSSTRVIDQDGAKKTAHYVKIPMVSNLAVKQADKYRTLVHQFAEQYRISPSLVFAVIRTESNFNPYAVSSAPAYGLMQLVPTSGGREAYRKAKGQDVTPTREYLFDPANNLELGTAYLNVLMFNQLESVAHNVSREYCVIAAYNTGAGNVFRTFSRTRTEAINQINSLQPAAVYDQLREKLPYEETRQYLGKVTGYRKAFINSSESPTQ; encoded by the coding sequence ATGCGCCCACCCACCTCGCTCGCCACATTGCTGATCGTCACTCTTGCCTTCGCCACAGCAGGCTGTGAGACGACCGACCAGATCCTTACGGCTGCTGAACGGGTCACGAGGAGCCGGACCGGCCAGACCGTCATCGATCTCGCCGGGGGGAAGGATCCGGCGCAGGTCGCGAAGCAACGTATCGAGCAGTATGCGCGCGATCCGGAAGCCCTCATCAGAGATCTGCGCGCGGCAAAAAAGGACTTCGAGACGCTCCTTGCCGCCCTCGGGGTGAATGTCGGAAAGACCTGGGGCAAGGAGGAAGTCAAACTGCCCGAACAAAAGAAATATGTGAAGTACACGCAGAACTACAAGAGCCGGGCGATCGTCGACTTTGACGCAGGCGAGATCCTGGTCGAAACCCTCGACGAGCAAGACCCCCAACGCAGCCTCAAGAATGCCCTGGTCACGACGATTCTGACGCCGGAGGATCCCCGCGCAGTCGATTTGTTTTCCGACAAAGAAATCGTCCTCACCGGCGACAAAATGCCCTACTTATACGGCCTGGTTCTCGATCAGCAGCGTAAGCCGGTGCGCACACCGGCAGAGGCCGAGCCCTTTGCCGCCTATATTCTTGAAAAGAAGTCTTCGACGCGGGTGATCGACCAGGATGGGGCCAAGAAGACGGCTCACTACGTCAAGATCCCGATGGTGTCCAATCTCGCCGTGAAGCAGGCGGACAAGTACCGGACGCTGGTGCATCAGTTCGCCGAGCAATATCGCATCAGCCCCAGCCTGGTGTTCGCCGTCATCCGCACCGAGAGCAACTTCAACCCCTATGCCGTCAGCTCGGCCCCGGCCTATGGACTCATGCAGCTCGTCCCCACCAGCGGTGGGCGAGAAGCCTATCGGAAGGCGAAAGGCCAGGATGTGACTCCGACGCGGGAGTACCTGTTTGACCCCGCCAACAACCTCGAATTGGGCACCGCCTATTTGAATGTGTTGATGTTCAATCAGCTAGAAAGCGTGGCCCACAATGTCTCGCGCGAATACTGTGTCATTGCGGCCTACAACACCGGAGCAGGCAACGTCTTCCGTACGTTTTCGCGTACCCGTACCGAGGCCATCAACCAGATCAACTCACTCCAACCAGCCGCCGTCTATGACCAATTGCGTGAAAAGCTGCCCTACGAAGAGACCCGACAGTACTTGGGAAAAGTGACCGGCTACCGCAAGGCCTTCATCAACTCGTCGGAAAGCCCTACCCAGTAA